The following are encoded in a window of Castanea sativa cultivar Marrone di Chiusa Pesio chromosome 5, ASM4071231v1 genomic DNA:
- the LOC142633874 gene encoding G-type lectin S-receptor-like serine/threonine-protein kinase At1g11300 — protein MGLLSKRNFLSVFCCLCLNLGVAIDAIISPQSIKDPDYIISNGSVFKLGFFSPVNSTNRYLGIWYNRISIFTVVWVANRQKPLKDSSGVLSISEDGNLAVLDGQKEILWSSNVTNSVANSNFHLLDSGNLVLRENTSGKIIWESFHHPTDTFLPGMKLSVNLRTNQKVLYTSWKSPSDPSIGSFSTGMASVNIPEAFIWKDGRPYWRTGPWNGQIFIGEPDWNAEYHNGFNLVDDKEGTVYATFDYANVLPLSKYVLNSQGNLVQTYWDDSKEDWKVVELAPKDACDVYGTCGAFGSCDSQRTAICSCIRGFEPKIVEEWNRGNWTSGCIRRAPLQCQSVNNNSGEEGKADGFLKLKMIKVPDFMKRSYGSLDGCRKQCLKNNDCVAYAHDVGIGCMSWSRDLIDLRKLSIRGSDIYIRLAYSEFAKERHLKVIIRISMIIGAIAILSTAYYFWRWTGKITEFASERKNKSRESLLFDYLDDVKLHDLPIFSLEEVATATNNFHVDNMLGRGGFGPVYKGKLQDGQEIAVKRLSKSSGQGLEEFMNEVMVISKLQHRNLVRLLGCYFEGEEKMLIYEYMPNKSLDAFIFNPLNQKLLDWKKRFNIIEGISRGLLYLHRDSRMKIIHRDLKASNILLDEELNPKISDFGIARIFREHENQANTKRVVGTYGYMSPEYAMQGLFSEKSDVFSFGVLLLEIVSGRRNTSFYDDEQYYLSLVGFAWKLWNNNNIMAFVDPTIWDPCFQMEMFKCIHVGLLCVQESTRDRPTISTIISMLSSDIVDLPFPKQPAFTERQIASNSKPTQQGQIRLSSCNVTLTTIYGR, from the exons ATGGGACTTCTTAGCAAGAGAAACTTTTTGTCTGTCTTTTGTTGCCTTTGTTTAAACTTAGGCGTTGCCATAGACGCCATTATCTCTCCCCAATCCATCAAAGACCCAGACTACATAATCTCCAATGGGAGTGTTTTCAAACTGGGATTCTTTAGCCCAGTAAACTCTACCAATCGCTACCTTGGAATATGGTATAATAGAATTTCTATATTCACTGTCGTATGGGTAGCTAACAGACAGAAACCCCTCAAGGATTCTTCTGGGGTTCTTTCTATATCAGAGGACGGCAATCTTGCAGTATTAGATGGACAAAAGGAAATTCTTTGGTCATCCAATGTTACAAACTCCGTTGCCAATTCAAATTTCCACCTTTTGGATTCCGGGAACCTTGTCTTGCGAGAAAATACTAGTGGGAAAATCATATGGGAGAGTTTCCATCATCCAACTGATACATTCTTGCCAGGAATGAAACTCAGTGTTAATTTAAGGACAAATCAGAAAGTACTGTATACATCATGGAAAAGCCCTTCTGATCCATCCATTGGAAGCTTCTCTACAGGTATGGCTTCAGTAAACATTCCCGAAGCTTTCATTTGGAAAGATGGTCGTCCGTATTGGCGGACTGGTCCATGGAATGGTCAGATCTTTATTGGTGAACCTGACTGGAATGCAGAATATCATAATGGATTTAACTTAGTAGACGACAAAGAAGGTACGGTTTATGCAACTTTTGATTATGCAAATGTGTTGCCCCTGTCAAAATATGTGTTGAATTCACAAGGAAATCTAGTGCAGACATATTGGGATGATAGCAAGGAGGATTGGAAGGTTGTGGAGTTAGCTCCAAAAGATGCGTGTGATGTTTATGGCACTTGTGGTGCATTTGGAAGCTGTGATTCGCAGAGGACAGCAATCTGTAGCTGTATTAGAGGGTTTGAGCCAAAGATTGTTGAGGAATGGAACAGAGGAAATTGGACAAGTGGGTGTATTAGGAGGGCACCATTACAGTGTCAAAGTGTGAATAATAATAGTGGTGAAGAAGGCAAAGCAGATGGATTCTTGAAACTGAAGATGATCAAAGTGCCAGACTTTATGAAGAGGTCATATGGGTCTCTAGACGGTTGTCGAAAGCAGTGCTTGAAGAACAATGATTGTGTGGCGTATGCACATGATGTTGGAATTGGTTGTATGTCATGGAGCAGAGACCTTATTGACCTAAGGAAATTGTCCATTCGTGGATCGGATATATATATTCGTCTCGCCTATTCAGAATTTG CCAAAGAGAGACATTTGAAAGTAATCATCAGAATCTCAATGATTATTGGAGCGATTGCCATTCTCAGCACTGCCTACTATTTTTGGAGGTGGACGGGTAAAATAACAG AATTTGCAtcagaaaggaaaaataaaagcagGGAGAGCTTATTGTTTGACTACCTGGATGATGTTAAACTCCACGACCTACCCATTTTCAGTTTGGAAGAAGTGGCAACTGCAACAAACAACTTTCATGTAGATAATATGCTTGGGCGAGGTGGGTTTGGTCCAGTCTATAAG GGCAAATTACAAGATGGACAGGAAATAGCAGTGAAAAGACTATCAAAATCGTCTGGACAAGGGCTTGAAGAATTTATGAATGAGGTGATGGTGATTTCTAAACTCCAACATCGAAATCTTGTTAGACTTCTTGGCTGCTACTTTGAGGGAGAAGAAAAGATGTTGATCTACGAATACATGCCAAACAAAAGTTTGGAcgcatttattttta ATCCACTCAATCAAAAACTCCTTGATTGGAAAAAACGCTTCAATATTATTGAGGGAATTAGTCGAGGTCTGCTCTACCTTCATAGGGATTCTAGAATGAAGATTATTCATAGAGATCTAAAGGCAAGTAATATCTTGTTAGATGAAGAGCTAAATCCAAAAATATCGGACTTCGGAATTGCTAGAATTTTCAGAGAACATGAAAATCAAGCTAATACTAAAAGGGTTGTTGGGACATA TGGATATATGTCTCCAGAATATGCAATGCAAGGCCTATTTTCGGAGAAATCAGATGTTTTTAGCTTTGGTGTGTTGCTACTAGAGATTGTTAGTGGGAGAAGAAACACTAGCTTTTACGATGACGAGCAATACTACTTGAGCCTTGTAGGATTT GCATGGAAATTGtggaacaacaacaacattatGGCTTTTGTAGACCCAACAATATGGGATCCATGCTTTCAAATGGAGATGTTCAAATGCATACATGTGGGATTGCTGTGCGTGCAAGAATCGACTAGAGATAGGCCTACTATCTCTACCATTATTTCAATGCTTAGTAGTGATATTGTGGATTTGCCCTTTCCTAAGCAACCTGCATTCACCGAAAGGCAGATTGCTTCAAATTCTAAGCCTACTCAACAGGGTCAAATAAGACTCTCCAGTTGCAATGTCACTCTTACGACGATTTATGGCAGATAA